In Mus musculus strain C57BL/6J chromosome 9, GRCm38.p6 C57BL/6J, one genomic interval encodes:
- the Ubap1l gene encoding ubiquitin-associated protein 1-like isoform 2 (isoform 2 is encoded by transcript variant 2) — protein sequence MNALDGVPFKVSKGFVMDTEPHPVPELSVPDCRELLLGTMYDFSLEKKALFWVEAAIRGSCSHQCNDLGIASAPPAWFLLASPKYSQVPAPAQIRDPEAGLQEPPEEEEEEEEEEEEETEEKGDEEDTSSACEEGMDSSSPQPGSPTSHRRCSLDVLRNMRSELADARRRLSESRLTACPRALLHRFRGHRTLSLSTSPAPAPGPAPQLPNVSELPPRPATAGAMPPLRNHKPTVASLSPYTCLPPLRETPQPLVSCRLHPDSAPDLLSALTEEEQDLIGPVVALGYPLGRAMEALQKTGRQSLSQFLGYLSACDRLLRQGYDEALVDEAMEMFQFSEHQAGEFLRLWKQFSDMGFQQDRIKEVLLVHGNRREQALEELVACAQ from the exons ATGAATGCCCTCGATGGTGTCCCCTTCAAGGTGTCCAAGGGCTTTGTGATGGACACAGAGCCCCACCCCGTGCCTGAGCTCAGTGTCCCGGACTGTAGAGAGCTCCTGCTGGGCACAATG TATGACTTCAGCCTGGAAAAGAAGGCTCTCTTTTGGGTGGAAGCAGCCATCCGAGGATCTTGCTCCCATCAGTGCAATGACCTGGGGATTGCATCAGCCCCTCCAGCCTGGTTCTTACTGGCCAGTCCAAAATACAGTCAGGTGCCTGCACCTGCTCAAATCAGAGACCCAGAGGCTGGACTGCAAGAACCtcctgaagaagaggaggaagaggaggaggaggaggaagaagaaacagaagagaagggGGACGAGGAAGACAcctcctctgcctgtgaggagGGCATGGACTCCAGCAGCCCTCAGCCCGGCTCCCCTACAAGCCATCGTCGCTGCTCCCTGGATGTGCTGCGAAACATGAGGTCTGAGCTGGCTGACGCCAGGCGGCGGCTCTCGGAGAGTAGACTAACCGCGTGTCCTCGAGCCCTCCTGCACCGCTTCCGCGGCCATCGCACACTGAGCCTGAGCACCAGCCCGGCTCCAGCCCCTGGCCCAGCACCACAGCTCCCAAATGTCTCGGAGCTGCCTCCACGACCCGCCACCGCCGGCGCCATGCCTCCATTGCGGAACCACAAGCCCACAGTTGCT TCCCTCAGCCCATACACCTGCTTACCACCTCTGAGGGAGACACCCCAGCCCCTCGTCTCCTGTAGACTGCATCCTGATTCAGCACCCGACCTGCTGTCTGCCCTGACCGAAGAGGAGCAAGACCTCATTGGGCCAGTGGTCGCCTTGGGCTATCCCCTGGGAAGGGCCATGGAGGCACTGCAGAAGACAGGGAGGCAGAGCCTGAGCCAG TTTCTCGGCTACCTCAGTGCCTGCGACAGGCTGCTGCGGCAGGGCTACGACGAGGCGCTGGTGGATGAGGCCATGGAGATGTTTCAGTTCTCCGAGCATCAG GCAGGGGAGTTCCTGCGGCTCTGGAAGCAGTTCAGTGACATGGGCTTCCAGCAAGACCGGATCAAGGAGGTGCTGTTGGTCCACGGTAATCGGCGCGAACAGGCTCTGGAGGAGCTGGTGGCCTGTGCCCAGTGA
- the Ubap1l gene encoding ubiquitin-associated protein 1-like isoform 1 (isoform 1 is encoded by transcript variant 1), giving the protein MNALDGVPFKVSKGFVMDTEPHPVPELSVPDCRELLLGTMYDFSLEKKALFWVEAAIRGSCSHQCNDLGIASAPPAWFLLASPKYSQVPAPAQIRDPEAGLQEPPEEEEEEEEEEEEETEEKGDEEDTSSACEEGMDSSSPQPGSPTSHRRCSLDVLRNMRSELADARRRLSESRLTACPRALLHRFRGHRTLSLSTSPAPAPGPAPQLPNVSELPPRPATAGAMPPLRNHKPTVASLSPYTCLPPLRETPQPLVSCRLHPDSAPDLLSALTEEEQDLIGPVVALGYPLGRAMEALQKTGRQSLSQFLGYLSACDRLLRQGYDEALVDEAMEMFQFSEHQAGEFLRLWKQFSDMGFQQDRIKEVLLVHASEGKTAASCTQPQNP; this is encoded by the exons ATGAATGCCCTCGATGGTGTCCCCTTCAAGGTGTCCAAGGGCTTTGTGATGGACACAGAGCCCCACCCCGTGCCTGAGCTCAGTGTCCCGGACTGTAGAGAGCTCCTGCTGGGCACAATG TATGACTTCAGCCTGGAAAAGAAGGCTCTCTTTTGGGTGGAAGCAGCCATCCGAGGATCTTGCTCCCATCAGTGCAATGACCTGGGGATTGCATCAGCCCCTCCAGCCTGGTTCTTACTGGCCAGTCCAAAATACAGTCAGGTGCCTGCACCTGCTCAAATCAGAGACCCAGAGGCTGGACTGCAAGAACCtcctgaagaagaggaggaagaggaggaggaggaggaagaagaaacagaagagaagggGGACGAGGAAGACAcctcctctgcctgtgaggagGGCATGGACTCCAGCAGCCCTCAGCCCGGCTCCCCTACAAGCCATCGTCGCTGCTCCCTGGATGTGCTGCGAAACATGAGGTCTGAGCTGGCTGACGCCAGGCGGCGGCTCTCGGAGAGTAGACTAACCGCGTGTCCTCGAGCCCTCCTGCACCGCTTCCGCGGCCATCGCACACTGAGCCTGAGCACCAGCCCGGCTCCAGCCCCTGGCCCAGCACCACAGCTCCCAAATGTCTCGGAGCTGCCTCCACGACCCGCCACCGCCGGCGCCATGCCTCCATTGCGGAACCACAAGCCCACAGTTGCT TCCCTCAGCCCATACACCTGCTTACCACCTCTGAGGGAGACACCCCAGCCCCTCGTCTCCTGTAGACTGCATCCTGATTCAGCACCCGACCTGCTGTCTGCCCTGACCGAAGAGGAGCAAGACCTCATTGGGCCAGTGGTCGCCTTGGGCTATCCCCTGGGAAGGGCCATGGAGGCACTGCAGAAGACAGGGAGGCAGAGCCTGAGCCAG TTTCTCGGCTACCTCAGTGCCTGCGACAGGCTGCTGCGGCAGGGCTACGACGAGGCGCTGGTGGATGAGGCCATGGAGATGTTTCAGTTCTCCGAGCATCAG GCAGGGGAGTTCCTGCGGCTCTGGAAGCAGTTCAGTGACATGGGCTTCCAGCAAGACCGGATCAAGGAGGTGCTGTTGGTCCACG
- the Ubap1l gene encoding ubiquitin-associated protein 1-like isoform X2 → MNALDGVPFKVSKGFVMDTEPHPVPELSVPDCRELLLGTMYDFSLEKKALFWVEAAIRGSCSHQCNDLGIASAPPAWFLLASPKYSQVPAPAQIRDPEAGLQEPPEEEEEEEEEEEEETEEKGDEEDTSSACEEGMDSSSPQPGSPTSHRRCSLDVLRNMRSELADARRRLSESRLTACPRALLHRFRGHRTLSLSTSPAPAPGPAPQLPNVSELPPRPATAGAMPPLRNHKPTVAVRTLLQGHRLQAKASSPSAHTPAYHL, encoded by the exons ATGAATGCCCTCGATGGTGTCCCCTTCAAGGTGTCCAAGGGCTTTGTGATGGACACAGAGCCCCACCCCGTGCCTGAGCTCAGTGTCCCGGACTGTAGAGAGCTCCTGCTGGGCACAATG TATGACTTCAGCCTGGAAAAGAAGGCTCTCTTTTGGGTGGAAGCAGCCATCCGAGGATCTTGCTCCCATCAGTGCAATGACCTGGGGATTGCATCAGCCCCTCCAGCCTGGTTCTTACTGGCCAGTCCAAAATACAGTCAGGTGCCTGCACCTGCTCAAATCAGAGACCCAGAGGCTGGACTGCAAGAACCtcctgaagaagaggaggaagaggaggaggaggaggaagaagaaacagaagagaagggGGACGAGGAAGACAcctcctctgcctgtgaggagGGCATGGACTCCAGCAGCCCTCAGCCCGGCTCCCCTACAAGCCATCGTCGCTGCTCCCTGGATGTGCTGCGAAACATGAGGTCTGAGCTGGCTGACGCCAGGCGGCGGCTCTCGGAGAGTAGACTAACCGCGTGTCCTCGAGCCCTCCTGCACCGCTTCCGCGGCCATCGCACACTGAGCCTGAGCACCAGCCCGGCTCCAGCCCCTGGCCCAGCACCACAGCTCCCAAATGTCTCGGAGCTGCCTCCACGACCCGCCACCGCCGGCGCCATGCCTCCATTGCGGAACCACAAGCCCACAGTTGCTGTAAGAACTCTCCTCCAAGGCCACAGGCTCCAAGCCAAGGCCTCCAG TCCCTCAGCCCATACACCTGCTTACCACCTCTGA
- the Ubap1l gene encoding ubiquitin-associated protein 1-like isoform X3 translates to MDSSSPQPGSPTSHRRCSLDVLRNMRSELADARRRLSESRLTACPRALLHRFRGHRTLSLSTSPAPAPGPAPQLPNVSELPPRPATAGAMPPLRNHKPTVASLSPYTCLPPLRETPQPLVSCRLHPDSAPDLLSALTEEEQDLIGPVVALGYPLGRAMEALQKTGRQSLSQFLGYLSACDRLLRQGYDEALVDEAMEMFQFSEHQAGEFLRLWKQFSDMGFQQDRIKEVLLVHGNRREQALEELVACAQ, encoded by the exons ATGGACTCCAGCAGCCCTCAGCCCGGCTCCCCTACAAGCCATCGTCGCTGCTCCCTGGATGTGCTGCGAAACATGAGGTCTGAGCTGGCTGACGCCAGGCGGCGGCTCTCGGAGAGTAGACTAACCGCGTGTCCTCGAGCCCTCCTGCACCGCTTCCGCGGCCATCGCACACTGAGCCTGAGCACCAGCCCGGCTCCAGCCCCTGGCCCAGCACCACAGCTCCCAAATGTCTCGGAGCTGCCTCCACGACCCGCCACCGCCGGCGCCATGCCTCCATTGCGGAACCACAAGCCCACAGTTGCT TCCCTCAGCCCATACACCTGCTTACCACCTCTGAGGGAGACACCCCAGCCCCTCGTCTCCTGTAGACTGCATCCTGATTCAGCACCCGACCTGCTGTCTGCCCTGACCGAAGAGGAGCAAGACCTCATTGGGCCAGTGGTCGCCTTGGGCTATCCCCTGGGAAGGGCCATGGAGGCACTGCAGAAGACAGGGAGGCAGAGCCTGAGCCAG TTTCTCGGCTACCTCAGTGCCTGCGACAGGCTGCTGCGGCAGGGCTACGACGAGGCGCTGGTGGATGAGGCCATGGAGATGTTTCAGTTCTCCGAGCATCAG GCAGGGGAGTTCCTGCGGCTCTGGAAGCAGTTCAGTGACATGGGCTTCCAGCAAGACCGGATCAAGGAGGTGCTGTTGGTCCACGGTAATCGGCGCGAACAGGCTCTGGAGGAGCTGGTGGCCTGTGCCCAGTGA